In Sphingomonas psychrotolerans, the following proteins share a genomic window:
- the pspF gene encoding phage shock protein operon transcriptional activator, whose translation MERATQVIGQSGAFLDALERASRAAALDRPVLVIGERGTGKELVAERLHRLSPRWDQPLVIMNCAALPETLIEAELFGHEAGAFTGATKARVGRFEEAHRGTLFLDELGTLSMAAQERLLRAVEYGELTRIGSSRPLHVDVRIVAATNEHLPDKVDKGTFRADLLDRLSFEVVTLPPLRARRGDIEVLADFFGRRMASEIGLADWPGWGPNALDALMTYDWPGNVRELRNVVERAVYRWEREGPVDSIEIDPFKSPFRPRTANSPQAATPAVPAPASAVEAEPAAAFDGGTDFKSRVNAFERQVLSRALAEHRYNQRSTAEALGLTYDQLRHALKRHELLGAGG comes from the coding sequence ATGGAGCGCGCAACCCAGGTTATCGGCCAATCCGGAGCTTTTCTCGACGCGCTCGAACGCGCCAGCCGCGCTGCCGCGCTCGACCGCCCGGTGCTGGTGATCGGCGAGCGGGGCACGGGCAAGGAACTCGTCGCCGAGCGCCTCCACCGCCTCTCGCCGCGCTGGGACCAGCCGCTGGTGATCATGAATTGCGCGGCGCTTCCCGAGACGCTGATCGAGGCCGAATTGTTCGGGCACGAGGCGGGCGCGTTCACTGGCGCCACCAAGGCGCGCGTGGGGCGGTTCGAAGAGGCGCATCGCGGCACCTTGTTCCTCGACGAGCTCGGTACGCTGTCGATGGCGGCGCAGGAGCGGCTGCTGCGCGCGGTAGAATATGGCGAATTGACGCGGATCGGCTCGTCGCGGCCGCTCCATGTCGACGTTCGCATCGTCGCGGCGACCAACGAGCATCTGCCCGACAAGGTCGACAAGGGGACGTTCCGCGCCGACTTGCTCGACCGGCTGTCGTTCGAAGTAGTGACCTTGCCGCCGCTCCGCGCGCGGCGCGGCGACATCGAAGTGCTGGCGGACTTTTTCGGGCGGCGGATGGCATCCGAGATTGGGCTGGCCGACTGGCCGGGCTGGGGGCCGAATGCGCTCGACGCGCTGATGACCTATGACTGGCCGGGCAATGTCCGCGAACTGCGCAACGTCGTCGAGCGCGCAGTGTATCGCTGGGAGCGCGAAGGGCCGGTGGATTCGATCGAGATCGATCCGTTCAAGTCGCCGTTTCGGCCGCGGACCGCCAACTCGCCGCAGGCGGCGACGCCGGCCGTGCCAGCCCCCGCGTCGGCGGTAGAAGCCGAGCCGGCGGCGGCGTTCGACGGCGGCACCGACTTCAAATCGCGGGTGAACGCGTTCGAGCGGCAAGTGCTGTCGCGGGCGTTGGCCGAGCATCGCTACAACCAGCGCTCGACTGCCGAGGCGCTGGGATTGACCTATGACCAGCTTCGCCATGCCTTGAAGCGGCACGAGCTGCTGGGGGCGGGGGGCTGA
- the pspA gene encoding phage shock protein PspA, with amino-acid sequence MGIFSRTRDIIAANVTDLLDKAEDPAKMIRMIILEMEETLVEVRASAARTIADQKEMRRHIAKLEKLQESWTEKAELALSKGREDLAKAALVEKQKAADMCEQLSTEIGVLDEALKASEEDITKLQNKLREARVRQNSIVARLESANNRTRLREMTNGSKMHDAFSRFDVLERRVDFAEGRAEAAGLGSVPKSLEEEIAELRSSEKVDAELEALKARLNKGA; translated from the coding sequence ATGGGTATCTTCTCGCGAACCCGCGATATCATCGCCGCCAACGTCACCGACCTGCTCGACAAGGCCGAGGACCCGGCCAAGATGATCCGCATGATCATCCTCGAGATGGAAGAGACCTTGGTCGAGGTTCGCGCCTCCGCCGCGCGCACCATTGCCGATCAGAAGGAAATGCGCCGCCACATCGCCAAGCTCGAGAAGCTCCAGGAGAGCTGGACCGAGAAGGCCGAACTGGCGCTGTCCAAGGGTCGCGAGGATCTCGCCAAGGCCGCGCTCGTCGAAAAGCAGAAGGCCGCCGATATGTGCGAGCAGCTCTCGACCGAGATCGGCGTGCTCGACGAAGCCCTCAAGGCTTCGGAAGAGGACATCACCAAGCTCCAGAACAAGCTGCGCGAGGCGCGGGTCCGTCAGAACTCGATCGTCGCCCGGCTGGAGAGCGCGAACAACCGCACCCGCCTGCGCGAGATGACCAACGGCTCGAAGATGCACGATGCGTTTTCGCGCTTCGATGTCCTTGAACGCCGGGTCGACTTCGCCGAGGGCCGCGCCGAGGCGGCGGGTCTGGGCAGCGTCCCCAAGAGCCTCGAGGAAGAGATCGCCGAGCTGCGCTCGTCCGAGAAGGTCGATGCCGAGCTCGAGGCACTGAAGGCCCGCCTGAACAAGGGAGCGTAA
- the pspB gene encoding envelope stress response membrane protein PspB → MEEVLLPIVIVGMLFIGLPWVIMHYITRWKTAATITGEDEKLLDELYFTARQLEERLLTVERIIAADNPDFRPVSASRQEPSPFDISRRN, encoded by the coding sequence ATGGAAGAAGTCCTGCTCCCCATCGTCATCGTCGGGATGCTGTTTATCGGTCTCCCCTGGGTGATCATGCACTACATCACTCGGTGGAAGACGGCGGCGACGATCACCGGCGAGGACGAGAAGCTCCTCGACGAGCTCTACTTCACCGCGCGCCAGCTCGAGGAACGCCTGCTCACCGTCGAACGCATCATCGCCGCCGACAACCCCGATTTCCGCCCGGTCTCGGCATCGCGCCAGGAACCGAGCCCCTTCGATATCTCGAGGAGGAACTGA
- the pspC gene encoding envelope stress response membrane protein PspC, translating to MSVRTKFYLDKQNAKVLGVCSGLADYTGIETIWLRLGMVFLAFATSGTSILFYFLIAWLAPNKPAGLYQGPEEEKFWQGVRSNPSRSTAQVRSTFRDIDRRLADIEMYYTSRNTRLADEIDSLR from the coding sequence ATGTCCGTCCGCACCAAATTCTATCTCGACAAGCAGAATGCCAAGGTTCTCGGGGTCTGCTCGGGCCTCGCCGACTACACTGGCATCGAGACGATCTGGCTCCGCCTGGGCATGGTCTTCTTGGCCTTCGCGACCAGCGGCACCTCGATCCTCTTTTACTTTCTGATCGCCTGGCTCGCGCCCAACAAGCCGGCCGGCCTCTATCAGGGTCCCGAGGAAGAGAAGTTCTGGCAGGGCGTCCGCTCGAACCCGAGCCGCTCGACCGCGCAGGTCCGCTCGACCTTCCGCGACATCGACCGCCGGCTGGCCGACATCGAGATGTACTATACGAGCCGCAACACCCGGCTCGCCGACGAGATCGACAGCCTGCGCTGA
- a CDS encoding SufE family protein, with protein sequence MPSLADLQDEYEFLDADDRYRLLIDLGRSLEPMPEPLKTDATLVRGCSAAVWVYPTSRDDGTLHFLADSNAAITKGIIALVLLAVQDRSPAEILATDVEAALAPFDLRNQLSSNRTQGIPNMIALIRETAGRYAT encoded by the coding sequence ATGCCCAGCCTCGCCGACCTCCAGGACGAATATGAATTCCTCGACGCCGACGATCGCTACCGCCTGCTGATCGATCTGGGCCGGTCGCTCGAGCCGATGCCCGAGCCGCTCAAGACCGACGCAACTCTCGTCCGCGGCTGCTCGGCCGCAGTCTGGGTCTATCCCACAAGCCGCGACGACGGCACGCTCCACTTCCTCGCGGACTCGAATGCGGCGATCACCAAGGGCATCATCGCCCTGGTATTGTTGGCCGTGCAGGACCGCAGCCCGGCCGAGATCCTCGCCACCGACGTCGAAGCCGCGCTCGCCCCGTTCGACCTGCGCAATCAGCTCAGCTCGAACCGCACGCAGGGCATCCCCAACATGATCGCGCTGATCCGTGAGACGGCCGGCCGGTACGCGACATAA
- a CDS encoding NADH-quinone oxidoreductase subunit NuoE family protein, translating to MKASVRSSWSNAVLVCAKCSKKLEGGFGPRGKTPLAKALRKHLGLKKGRKGAAGIVEVKCLGVCPRGAVTVVNGSASREWLLVPEGADLDVVAGELGLLPDRHPDECRDLVPNCASA from the coding sequence TTGAAGGCGAGCGTTCGCTCCAGCTGGTCCAATGCCGTTCTGGTCTGCGCGAAATGTTCGAAGAAGCTGGAAGGCGGCTTCGGGCCCAGGGGCAAGACGCCGCTCGCCAAGGCCCTGCGGAAGCATCTCGGGCTGAAAAAGGGCCGCAAGGGCGCGGCGGGGATCGTCGAGGTCAAGTGCCTCGGGGTTTGCCCACGCGGCGCGGTGACGGTGGTCAATGGCTCGGCGTCGCGTGAATGGTTGCTGGTGCCCGAGGGGGCCGATCTGGATGTGGTGGCGGGGGAGCTGGGGCTTCTTCCCGATCGTCATCCCGACGAATGCCGGGATCTCGTGCCGAATTGCGCCTCCGCCTGA
- a CDS encoding J domain-containing protein, producing MARATRSSDWGFPRWRAYGAEREAVKVRLCDRHGCEAPGDRPAPKSPNSPERWYFCETHAGEYNRNWNYFEGLTAEEAAQRESDERRDAGDFSESKHNSWAGPGDGTRSRDEIRALELLDLEVDSDFEAVRMAWRRLAKSNHPDVKPGDADAAKRFQAIQAAYDVLKTAEERRTWKPD from the coding sequence ATGGCACGCGCGACACGATCTTCCGATTGGGGCTTCCCGCGCTGGCGCGCTTATGGCGCCGAGCGCGAGGCCGTGAAGGTACGGTTGTGCGATCGTCACGGCTGCGAGGCGCCCGGCGACCGACCCGCGCCCAAATCGCCCAACAGCCCCGAGCGCTGGTATTTCTGCGAGACGCATGCGGGCGAATATAATCGCAACTGGAATTACTTCGAAGGCCTGACCGCGGAGGAAGCCGCGCAGCGCGAATCCGACGAACGGCGCGATGCGGGCGACTTTTCGGAATCGAAACACAATAGCTGGGCCGGGCCGGGGGACGGCACCCGCTCGCGCGACGAGATCCGCGCGCTCGAATTGCTCGATCTCGAGGTGGATTCGGATTTCGAGGCGGTGCGGATGGCGTGGCGCCGGCTCGCCAAGTCGAATCATCCCGATGTGAAGCCCGGCGACGCAGACGCTGCCAAGCGCTTCCAGGCGATCCAGGCGGCGTATGACGTGCTCAAGACCGCCGAAGAGCGGCGGACGTGGAAGCCCGATTGA
- a CDS encoding N-acetylmuramoyl-L-alanine amidase, translated as MTTGLQITDAPSPNFDARELPISMIVLHYTGMESAQAAIDRLRDPEAKVSAHYLVDEDGSILRLVDERHRAWHAGRSHWRGVTDVNSASIGIEIVNPGHEFGYRPFTAAQMGSLIPLVAEIKERHGITRGNVVGHSDVAPTRKQDPGELFNWHALARLRLALPRPTKGLVDPGWPDAGFMLALERFGYDVTDREAAVTAFQRRFRPELVDGEIDMECRCILLALLLPKPQGDD; from the coding sequence ATGACCACTGGCCTCCAGATCACCGACGCACCGTCGCCCAATTTCGACGCGCGCGAGCTGCCCATTTCGATGATCGTGCTGCATTATACCGGCATGGAGAGCGCGCAGGCGGCGATCGACCGGCTGCGCGATCCCGAAGCCAAGGTATCGGCGCATTATCTGGTCGACGAGGATGGCAGTATCCTGCGGCTGGTCGACGAGCGCCATCGCGCGTGGCACGCCGGACGTTCGCATTGGCGGGGGGTGACCGACGTCAATTCGGCGTCGATCGGGATCGAGATCGTCAATCCGGGGCACGAATTCGGCTATCGGCCCTTCACCGCGGCGCAGATGGGGTCGCTGATCCCGCTGGTTGCCGAGATCAAGGAGCGCCACGGCATCACGCGCGGCAACGTCGTCGGCCATTCGGACGTGGCACCGACGCGCAAGCAGGATCCGGGTGAATTGTTCAACTGGCATGCGCTGGCCCGGCTGCGGCTCGCGCTGCCGCGGCCGACGAAGGGCCTCGTCGATCCCGGCTGGCCCGATGCCGGGTTCATGCTCGCGCTCGAGCGCTTCGGCTATGATGTGACCGACCGCGAGGCCGCAGTGACCGCGTTCCAGCGGCGCTTCCGGCCCGAATTGGTCGATGGCGAGATCGACATGGAATGCCGCTGCATCCTGCTGGCGCTGCTGCTGCCCAAGCCGCAGGGGGACGATTGA